In Chryseobacterium lactis, a single genomic region encodes these proteins:
- a CDS encoding T9SS type A sorting domain-containing protein, with protein sequence MKRIDFSRVMLCAFLLGSQLAFSQLISGETQIWEKIDPHSRDALKCKDENLLNFHCGIKDKVVKKFIRYSKNKSHTLSLVHTAKANELIWDNPEKNVALSNNRYQKGEKNDIELKKRPSIFSYMSSPDRAKGKTDSLNIKLSDQNLHEMIFYPRRATQKELNNIHSYLSIKYGISLDNSKYYNSEGTVIWDPDKHRNFKTRLTGMGRDDGNELYQKQSTNIEDRILTIGLNEIKRTNAENSSLLNNNEFILWSDDDKDLNLSQEGNFSKLNRNWQINLLGSKVQKSGYSLRIEKSILNPRSLPTIYWLLITNTAGDTRKIQGIETDNYIFFNKVDFIKDDETGDSALFTFAISPTKDIKEKDETVINKALDPNNLSLDLEKIVLYPNPVKKGQNFTLRFPPMENLTVSIYDGAGRLVALDKVDRNSNHYVNQLPTQSSYLINLTQNGKIIKTFKLIVE encoded by the coding sequence ATGAAAAGAATTGATTTTTCAAGAGTCATGCTCTGTGCGTTTCTTTTAGGTTCCCAATTAGCATTTTCCCAATTAATTTCCGGGGAAACTCAAATTTGGGAAAAAATAGATCCTCATTCAAGAGACGCTCTCAAATGTAAGGACGAAAATCTTTTGAACTTCCATTGTGGAATAAAAGATAAAGTCGTCAAAAAATTTATCAGGTATAGTAAGAATAAAAGTCACACACTCAGTCTTGTTCATACTGCCAAAGCGAATGAATTGATATGGGATAATCCCGAAAAAAATGTCGCACTTTCAAATAACCGTTACCAGAAAGGGGAAAAGAATGATATAGAATTAAAAAAGCGGCCAAGTATTTTTAGTTATATGAGCAGTCCTGATCGGGCAAAAGGTAAAACTGATAGCCTTAATATTAAATTATCCGACCAGAACCTTCATGAAATGATTTTTTATCCAAGAAGGGCCACACAAAAAGAATTGAATAATATCCACTCTTATCTTTCGATAAAATATGGAATCTCATTAGACAATTCAAAATATTATAATAGTGAAGGAACTGTTATTTGGGACCCCGACAAACACAGAAACTTTAAGACCAGGTTAACTGGAATGGGCAGGGATGATGGAAATGAGCTTTACCAAAAACAGTCAACCAATATTGAAGATCGAATCCTGACCATAGGGTTAAATGAAATCAAACGAACCAATGCGGAAAACTCGTCGCTATTAAACAACAATGAATTTATCCTTTGGTCCGATGACGATAAAGACCTCAACTTATCTCAGGAGGGAAATTTTTCGAAATTGAACCGCAATTGGCAAATAAATCTTTTAGGCTCTAAGGTCCAAAAATCCGGTTATTCCCTAAGAATCGAAAAATCAATCTTAAATCCCAGATCTTTACCCACAATATATTGGCTTTTAATAACCAATACTGCTGGGGACACAAGAAAGATTCAAGGGATAGAAACGGACAATTATATTTTTTTCAACAAAGTGGACTTTATTAAAGATGATGAAACAGGTGATTCCGCACTTTTTACATTTGCTATAAGTCCTACCAAAGATATCAAGGAAAAGGACGAAACAGTTATCAATAAAGCTCTTGATCCTAATAACCTTTCCCTTGATCTTGAAAAAATTGTCCTATACCCGAATCCAGTTAAGAAAGGACAGAATTTTACTTTACGTTTTCCGCCAATGGAAAATTTAACGGTTTCTATATATGACGGCGCAGGTAGATTGGTCGCGTTGGATAAAGTTGACAGGAACTCCAATCATTATGTGAACCAGTTACCAACCCAGAGTTCATACCTGATTAATCTCACGCAGAATGGGAAAATCATTAAAACTTTCAAATTAATCGTAGAATAA